In the Diachasmimorpha longicaudata isolate KC_UGA_2023 chromosome 1, iyDiaLong2, whole genome shotgun sequence genome, one interval contains:
- the LOC135161498 gene encoding uncharacterized protein LOC135161498 yields the protein MSDVERSQSEDDQESNGGKTPTPSVHQSDHGADMEQTQFELLLTLQFQLKDRLRDTLTTIQGYTVDMVTPERLKGRERIIETHYGEFRSNHVNIIKAYPSHMAKSDYLTLDTYGEVMEIYELAIGAIASLQAQIRKIKVEQEESDKDYLSKLDIKVFDGKFEEWKTFEDVFTSIVKSRAKVGAVQKMIRLQNALKGEPYNMISNLQVSAENFEIAWKKLKSHYDNPRLIISAHIDHILDLKPINEKSAKGLSNLVHQVNQALDALKTLGAPVEHWDMIVSRIIRRVIDLDTKKAWEVHLGSERNPRPLKDFLEFLEARARALENVEREDPVRTSKVNISAKNSISQKAMGKSSVYTYQASGNSSNTDKSSSGPSCRHCDGSHWLGFKCDKFMAKTPLERREFITNSKLCYNCFGPHRADLCKDTRHCQKCKGPHHTLIHDGSFEHRQELERQKSRPSASSIEENQGDHGASGSRGSSSTSSSPSSTETERIYDSLNSSEISQGSESTSKASGSIESSIGHLQISATSLAKSETSGSSSDIKVTHQSSSNSASQRVVLLATAKALASTSTGSHHTVRLLIDQGSEVTFITDQMVQLLRLRRSSSHLRVFGIGGLESGLTRGAVKVKLQSRFNDQHQIEITAHILAKLTSTLPSIHCAKEEANHLQHLQLADNNYLKPGPIDIIIGADHYGQIIGHEVIKSPDNQLVAQQTIFGWIVSGTVCCTDCKPKSSLTAVRESPTEQLLDLLKKFWVQEELSSAKEIILNQDDQECELHFRNTHSRDSEGRYVVRLPLKTSLSALGESRRHALQLLNRTAKKLESNQEYGKLYKDFIREYEDLGHMRRVSEESEPSVSYYLPHHGVLREDSITTKLRVVFNGSSKTTSGVSLNDILHAGGKLQTEGSDVLIWLRTFRLIVGTDIVKMFRQIKVHQEDWDLQRILWKDEEGKIITYQLTTVTYGQTCAPWLALRVLQQLVEDEGHQYPLAAVSLSKGRYVDDIYGGADSEEQLKELINQLINICMAGGMPLQKWISNHQGILQDLQLSTKLTSAVEFEDKTVKVLGLCWNPHSDSFIYKSRKPSTEKINKRTILSEIAQIYDPLGLIGPVIIRAKIFIQELWLLKIGWDDPLPLSHIKRWKEFREEFSNLDQISIPRWLQTSSTSRNIQLHGFADASNQAMGAAVYIRVDNHQSEPSVILVSAKTKVAPLKKMTIPRLELTAAVILTNLVIYIRKMLEKENLQLFLWSDSTVALTWINGHPSRWKDFVQNRVIKIQNSLPAAEWKHIRGVENPADCASRGLSPEQLVNHQLWWNGPSWLKLSMENWPSSSSTSIESTAEAALEERPVSAHPVALNLERPQDFLERYSTLDRLLRISARVLRVINNMRGEPVPRELDLLPEELEETRIFWINYTQQESFGQVINRLINGQDIANNHPMARLIPYLDENQTIRLGGRLKRSNLQPEARNPSILPRQSRLTSLVIEEAHRKTLHGGVQATLAHIRHKYWIIGGRHPVKSHIRKCVICARHRAIRGQQLMGQLPPRRITSARPFNHAGVDYAGPIKISRWRGSGARQYHGYIAVFVCLATSAIHLELLTDLTSQAFIETYKRFTGRRGICATLSSDNAKTFMGANNELGKLLDESRKEIHHIINELASNGTKWIFIPPQSPHMGGKWEAAVKSVKFHLKRLTGNLVLTYEELNTLIIQIEAQLNSRPLCALSDDPDDCRALTPGHFIIGEPINAVPEPSLINQKMEGLTRWKMIARIAQQFWDRWSRECMHHYQTIYKWKRSTDDIKVGTLVLIIDERYPPTKWPLGRVSRVHPSDDNLTRVVDITTGAGGANTYTRHINKVVPLPISTEEEDQQEDHSSSSDDEGGRNVQN from the exons ATGTCTGACGTGGAGCGTAGTCAGAGTGAGGATGATCAGGAGAGCAATGGGGGAAAGACGCCAACCCCTTCAGTCCATCAATCAGATCATGGAGCGGATATGGAGCAGACACAATTTGAGCTGCTCTTAACCCTACAATTCCAATTAAAGGATCGTCTAAGGGATACTCTCACCACTATCCAAGGGTACACGGTGGATATGGTCACACCGGAACGGCTGAAGGGGAGGGAGAGAATCATCGAGACACACTATGGGGAGTTCCGATCCAACCATGTGAACATTATCAAGGCATACCCATCACACATGGCTAAATCGGATTACCTCACGCTCGACACCTACGGGGAGGTCATGGAGATTTATGAGCTAGCGATAGGGGCAATCGCATCTTTACAAGCTCAGATCAGGAAGATCAAGGTCGAGCAAGAGGAAAGCGACAAGGATTATCTATCCAAATTGGATATCAAGGTCTTCGATGGGAAGTTTGAGGAGTGGAAGACGTTCGAAGATGTCTTCACTTCCATCGTCAAATCCAGAGCAAAGGTGGGAGCTGTTCAGAAGATGATCAGACTCCAGAACGCACTCAAAGGGGAACCTTACAATATGATCTCGAATCTACAGGTCTCAGCAGAGAATTTCGAGATCGCCTGGAAAAAACTCAAGAGTCATTACGACAATCCAAGGCTAATCATCTCGGCTCACATCGATCACATCTTGGATCTCAAGCCAATCAATGAGAAATCAGCGAAAGGCTTATCAAACTTGGTTCATCAGGTTAATCAAGCTCTGGATGCATTGAAAACTCTTGGTGCTCCGGTGGAACACTGGGACATGATTGTATCAAGAATAATCAGAAGGGTCATCGATCTGGACACCAAGAAGGCTTGGGAAGTACATCTGGGATCGGAAAGGAATCCCCGTCCTCTCAAGGATTTCCTCGAGTTTTTGGAGGCCAGAGCTCGAGCCTTGGAGAACGTAGAGAGGGAAGATCCGGTGAGGACATCCAAGGTCAACATCTCGGCTAAGAACTCTATCTCGCAGAAGGCCATGGGGAAATCATCAGTCTACACCTATCAAGCATCAGGGAACTCATCAAACACCGACAAATCATCATCAGGGCCTTCTTGTCGACACTGTGACGGTTCACACTGGCTAGGGTTCAAGTGTGACAAGTTCATGGCTAAGACTCCACTGGAACGCAGGGAATTCATCACCAACAGCAAATTGTGTTATAATTGCTTTGGTCCTCATCGGGCGGATCTCTGCAAAGACACACGTCATTGCCAGAAATGCAAGGGCCCTCATCACACATTGATTCATGACGGGTCCTTCGAACATCGACAGGAATTGGAAAGACAGAAGAGTCGACCATCAGCTTCATCAATCGAGGAAAACCAGGGAGATCACGGAGCATCCGGATCGAGAG GTtcatcatcaacatcatcatcaCCGAGTTCaacggagacagagagaatttACGACTCTCTCAACTCTTCAGAGATCTCACAGGGGAGTGAATCAACATCAAAGGCATCGGGATCAATTGAGAGCTCAATTGGTCATCTTCAAATATCAGCAACATCATTGGCGAAATCAGAGACATCAGGGTCGTCCTCTGACATCAAGGTCACACATCAATCATCATCGAATTCAGCGAGTCAACGGGTTGTGCTGTTGGCAACAGCTAAAGCACTTGCATCAACATCAACAGGTTCTCATCATACGGTCAGGCTTCTGATTGATCAGGGATCAGAGGTCACATTCATCACTGATCAAATGGTACAACTTCTTCGTCTTCGTCGATCATCATCACATCTCAGGGTCTTTGGAATAGGAGGCCTGGAGTCAGGGTTGACTCGTGGAGCAGTAAAGGTCAAACTTCAATCTCGGTTCAACGATCAACATCAGATCGAAATCACTGCCCACATCTTGGCCAAGCTCACATCAACATTACCATCAATTCACTGTGCAAAGGAAGAGGCAAATCATCTTCAACATCTTCAATTGGCGGATAACAACTATCTTAAACCTGGTCCTATCGACATCATCATCGGGGCTGATCATTATGGTCAAATCATTGGGCATGAGGTTATCAAATCTCCGGATAATCAACTTGTTGCGCAACAAACCATCTTTGGCTGGATAGTTTCTGGGACGGTCTGCTGTACAGACTGCAAGCCGAAGTCTTCTCTAACTGCAGTACGAGAGTCTCCGACTGAGCAGCTGTTGGATCTTCTTAAGAAATTCTGGGTCCAGGAGGAACTTTCATCAGCTAAggaaattattctcaatcaAGACGATCAGGAGTGTGAATTACACTTCAGGAACACACATTCaagagacagtgagggacggTACGTAGTACGCCTCCCACTCAAAACATCACTATCAGCATTGGGAGAGTCTAGGAGACATGCTCTACAATTGTTAAACCGAACGGCGAAGAAACTGGAATCAAATCAAGAGTATGGGAAACTCTACAAGGACTTCATCAGGGAATATGAGGATCTGGGACACATGAGACGTGTCTCAGAGGAATCAGAACCATCAGTGAGCTACTATCTGCCTCATCACGGTGTCTTAAGGGAAGACAGCATCACCACAAAACTCAGGGTGGTCTTCAACGGTTCCAGCAAGACAACATCAGGAGTGTCACTCAATGACATACTTCATGCAGGAGGAAAACTGCAAACGGAAGGCTCAGACGTTCTCATCTGGTTGAGAACTTTTCGGTTAATCGTCGGAACGGACATCGTGAAGATGTTCCGTCAAATCAAGGTTCATCAAGAAGACTGGGATCTTCAAAGAATCCTATGGAAGGATGAGGAGGGGAAAATCATCACATACCAATTGACAACGGTGACGTATGGCCAAACGTGTGCACCATGGTTGGCTCTACGAGTTCTTCAACAACTCGTGGAGGATGAGGGACATCAATATCCACTGGCGGCTGTCTCTCTATCCAAAGGGAGATATGTCGATGACATCTATGGGGGAGCTGATTCTGAGGAACAGCTCAAGGAACTCATCAATCAACTCATCAATATTTGCATGGCGGGCGGCATGCCACTGCAAAAATGGATCTCGAATCATCAAGGAATCCTACAGGATcttcaattatcaacaaaattaACATCGGCGGTAGAATTCGAGGACAAAACGGTCAAAGTTTTGGGACTGTGCTGGAACCCTCATTCAGACAGCTTCATCTATAAATCAAGGAAGCCATCAacggaaaaaatcaacaaaaggaCAATCCTCTCAGAGATCGCCCAGATTTACGATCCTCTGGGACTCATCGGACCGGTCATCATCAGGGCTAAAATCTTCATCCAAGAGCTGTGGCTTCTCAAAATTGGTTGGGATGATCCACTGCCCTTGAGTCACATCAAACGTTGGAAAGAATTCAGGGAAGAATTCTCAAATCTGGATCAGATATCAATCCCACGGTGGCTTCAAACATCATCGACTTCAAGGAACATCCAACTTCATGGGTTTGCTGACGCATCGAATCAGGCAATGGGTGCCGCAGTATACATCAGAGTGGACAATCATCAATCTGAGCCATCAGTCATCTTGGTGAGTGCAAAAACCAAGGTCGCACCACTTAAGAAAATGACAATTCCTCGCTTGGAATTGACAGCTGCTGTCATCTTAACCAATCTGGTAATCTACATCAGGAAGATGCTGGAGAAAGAGAATCTACAACTCTTTCTTTGGTCTGACTCCACGGTGGCGCTCACATGGATCAATGGACACCCATCAAGGTGGAAGGATTTTGTTCAGAATCGAGTGATCAAAATCCAGAACTCATTACCAGCAGCTGAATGGAAACATATCAGGGGAGTCGAGAACCCAGCAGACTGTGCATCACGGGGATTATCACCAGAGCAACTTGTAAATCATCAGCTGTGGTGGAATGGTCCATCATGGCTGAAATTATCAATGGAAAACtggccatcatcatcatcaacatcaaTCGAATCTACGGCAGAAGCAGCACTGGAGGAAAGGCCAGTCTCTGCACATCCGGTGGCACTAAATCTGGAGAGACCTCAAGATTTCTTGGAGAGGTACTCTACACTCGACAGGTTGCTCAGGATCTCGGCGAGAGTCCTGAGAGTCATCAACAACATGAGAGGGGAGCCAGTCCCAAGAGAATTAGATCTCTTGCCAGAAGAACTGGAGGAGACCAGAATCTTTTGGATCAACTATACACAACAGGAGAGTTTTGGACAAGTCATCAATCGCCTCATCAATGGACAAGACATCGCAAATAATCATCCAATGGCACGGTTGATTCCTTATCTGGATGAGAATCAGACCATTCGCCTAGGCGGGCGGCTGAAACGATCAAATCTTCAGCCAGAAGCCAGGAACCCATCAATACTACCAAGACAATCAAGGCTTACATCACTGGTCATCGAGGAGGCTCATCGGAAAACTCTTCATGGAGGAGTACAGGCGACGTTGGCACACATCAGACACAAATATTGGATCATCGGGGGTCGTCATcctgtaaaatcgcatattcgCAAGTGCGTCATCTGCGCACGACATCGAGCCATCAGGGGACAGCAGCTTATGGGACAGCTGCCTCCAAGAAGAATCACATCAGCACGGCCATTCAATCACGCAGGGGTGGACTACGCAGGTCCTATCAAAATCAGCAGATGGAGAGGATCAGGAGCTCGACAATATCATGGGTACATTGCAGTTTTTGTGTGTCTTGCCACATCAGCAATTCACCTTGAACTACTCACAGATTTAACATCACAGGCATTCATCGAGACCTACAAACGATTTACTGGAAGGAGAGGTATCTGTGCTACACTTAGCAGTGATAATGCTAAGACATTCATGGGAGCAAACAATGAGCTGGGCAAGCTTTTAGACGAATCAAGGAAGGAAATTCATCACATCATCAACGAACTGGCATCAAACGGCACAAAATGGATCTTCATCCCACCGCAATCACCCCACATGGGTGGGAAATGGGAAGCTGCGGTGAAATCTGTGAAATTTCATCTAAAAAGGCTCACAGGGAATTTGGTACTCACGTACGAGGAACTCAATACACTCATCATCCAAATCGAGGCGCAACTTAACTCGAGGCCTCTCTGCGCTCTATCAGACGATCCTGATGACTGCAGAGCCCTCACACCTGGACACTTCATCATTGGGGAACCCATCAACGCAGTTCCAGAGCCATCACTCATCAATCAGAAAATGGAAGGTCTCACAAGGTGGAAAATGATCGCAAGGATCGCTCAACAATTCTGGGACAGGTGGTCAAGGGAGTGTATGCATCATTATCAAACTATCTACAAATGGAAAAGATCAACGGATGACATCAAGGTCGGAACACTAGTTCTCATCATTGACGAGAGGTATCCACCAACAAAGTGGCCTCTAGGACGAGTATCAAGGGTTCATCCAAGTGATGACAATCTCACAAGGGTGGTAGATATCACCACTGGGGCAGGAGGTGCAAATACCTACACCAGACACATCAACAAGGTGGTTCCGCTACCAATCAGCACCGAGGAGGAAGACCAACAAGAGGATCATTCATCATCATCCGACGATGAAGGCGGGCggaatgtacaaaattaa